A window of Halichoerus grypus chromosome 12, mHalGry1.hap1.1, whole genome shotgun sequence contains these coding sequences:
- the MALSU1 gene encoding mitochondrial assembly of ribosomal large subunit protein 1, with product MGSGGCVARQLASLLWRRALSAGAGPSVGSGPRLGLLAAGRLKAGPALGRACLTPDRARGLHGGPGLEERAEGAAGRGRPESGTADHTGPKFDIDMLVSLLRQENARDICVITVPPELKYTDYFVIGSGTSTRHLHAMAHYIVKMYKYLKCKSEPHVKIEGKDTDDWLCVDFGSMVIHLMLPETRETYELEKLWTLRSYDDQLAQIASETLPEDFILGIEEDTSSLTPVEFK from the exons ATGGGCTCTGGAGGCTGTGTGGCGCGGCAGCTTGCGTCGCTGCTGTGGCGTAGGGCTCTATCCGCGGGAGCGGGGCCCTCGGTGGGCTCCGGGCCGCGGCTTGGGCTGCTGGCCGCGGGGCGGCTTAAGGCGGGACCGGCGCTGGGCCGGGCCTGCCTGACCCCGGACCGCGCGCGCGGCCTGCACGGCGGACCGGGCCTGGAGGAGCGGGCGGAGGGGGCAGCCGGTCGGGGGCGCCCGGAGTCAGGCACTGCAG ATCATACCGGTCCCAAGTTTGACATCGATATGCTGGTTTCACTTCTGAGGCAAGAAAATGCAAGAGACATTTGTGTGATCACGGTTCCTCCAGAATTGAAATATACAGATTACTTTGTGATTGGTAGCGGAACTTCCACCCGACACTTGCACGCGATGGCCCACTACATTGTGAAAATG TATAAATACCTGAAATGTAAAAGTGAGCCTCATGTTAAGATTGAAGGGAAGGACACTGATGACTGGCTCTGCGTGGACTTTG GCAGCATGGTGATTCACTTGATGCTTCCAGAAACCAGAGAAACCTATGAATTAGAGAAATTATGGACCCTACGTTCTTATGATGACCAGTTAGCACAGATAGCATCTGAGACTTTACCTGAAGACTTCATTCTTGGAATAGAAGAGGACACATCATCCCTGACTCCAGTGGAGTtcaaatga